The following coding sequences lie in one Musa acuminata AAA Group cultivar baxijiao chromosome BXJ1-8, Cavendish_Baxijiao_AAA, whole genome shotgun sequence genomic window:
- the LOC135589042 gene encoding uncharacterized protein LOC135589042, with protein sequence MAGKAAAAAAAAAVKAVAVVKGAAVESYQFSWREKLVKYKDELAKGVWGYWELGAWKPLSLSARKRARLRKEVLLAGEDWPYDPPRKEMRNKRKGHKCDRVSAEKRAKTAELMKKMPDMLLDYKKRRWEKKMKEEGGGKN encoded by the exons ATGGCGGGCAAGGCGGcggcggctgcagctgcggcggccGTGAAGGCGGTGGCTGTGGTGAAGGGGGCGGCGGTAGAGAGCTACCAGTTTTCGTGGAGGGAAAAGCTTGTCAAATACAAGGACGAGCTCGCCAAGGGCGTGTGGGGCTACTGGGAGCTCGGCGCCTGGAAGCCCTTATCGCTCAGTGCTCGCAAGCGAGCCCGCCTCCGCAAGGAGGTTCTTCTTGCTGGAGA GGATTGGCCTTATGATCCCCCGAGGAAGGAGATGAGGAACAAGAGGAAAGGTCACAAATGCGATCGCGTGTCTGCGGAGAA GCGGGCAAAAACTGCTGAATTGATGAAGAAGATGCCCGATATGTTACTGGATTATAAG AAGCGCAGGTgggaaaagaaaatgaaagaggaaggaggaggaaagaACTGA